The Amblyomma americanum isolate KBUSLIRL-KWMA chromosome 2, ASM5285725v1, whole genome shotgun sequence genome contains the following window.
gcctcaaaacgttttccaaATCCACAATAAGCAGTCTAGTGTGGGCAGTGTGGGCCTGCGAGATTTGTTTGTGCAGCTACCCATTGCTTCATGCTGGCCTTAACAACGCACGCAAACAAATTGACGCCCCTCTTGAGAACACCGTTTAAGGGGAGCTGacttataaaataaataaaatgccgGTCAACCGACTGAAGAGAGCATCGAAAACCCACACACAACGCTGAGCCATCACCGACAAATTCTGTGCACTGTGATGACAGAAAACATTGGCATCACCATGCTTGATGTCGTTTTCAACAATGCCTCCGAACCAATAGGCTGGACGTCAAATACTTGCGTGCGCTCGAGAAACTACGGTCCTTCTGGGGTTTATTGTGTAAATGACTGCTCTATTTTGAATGTCAAAGTAATGACTTTTATATGATCTTACGTGAATGTAAATTTTTCCTGAAAACTTGGTTGCATTTGGCGCTTAAAGGTGCACGACGTGTTGTGTGTCGTTGAGTCATTGTGTGCACAATTCTTGACGCTCCGTAATTTATGGGTTTGCTGAACATTCGTTATTTACTGATCTGATTTTTTGTGAAATGTAGGGGCCCAAATAAGCACACAAAGTTTCAAATTTTTCGCGATACAATACCTCAATGTGTGCTTCCTACACCGCTAAATATTCCTCACAGCCACGCATCTAAGGATGAAATTTCCATTATCAAGCTGCATCCCAAACCTCACTTTAAAATAAGTGTCTCTCTCTCAGTTATTTTCAATAAAATTTGAAGACGTGCATTCTAATGAAAACCTAAGCTGCCCCCCATGCTCCTCATTGTCCATGAATTCTCCCTACATCCGCTCCTGACGGGAGGTACAAAGAAATAAAGACAGTTAAAACGCCCCCGATCTATTATTGCGGAAAGCGGTGAATGCGCTGGGTGCTGACGCAACGCCTTGTAGTGTGATACGAAATGAAGTTAATTGTAACATGCCACAGGCTTCACGTAATTCATAAATTCTAATTACAATACCTGAAAGCCAAGTGGAATTTTGACTGCGCCTTCTATTATATATAAGTATACAGTGGAACACAATACTTACCGAGCACAAACGGATTCCCAAAGAAGAACGGCACACTCACTGCACCAGTGAATCCGAACACAAACGAAAGGCTCTCCACTCCAAGGTAGTCCGAAATCACTACACCTTCCACCGTCACGGCTGCGCCGAAAAACGCCGCAAACAGCGATGCTCCAGCGGTGAGGGCGAGCAGGGTTGCACCTCGCTCGAGCAGAACCATAGAGGCGGCCATGGCGGTGAAACTGAGAGCCATGAGCGTGCTGCGGCGAAGCAGTCCTCTGTCAGCCGCGAACGGCAAGCACAGTCTGCCCACAGTTTCTGTGACGCCGAAGTACAGCATGACGTTTGCTGACTCGGTCAAAGAGAACCCTTTGTCCTTGGCGAAGTCCACAATTGTAGCGAAGAAGATGCTCTGCGTGTAGTAGCCGAGGACACCGGAGACTACAATGACATAAAAGACAGGCATTTTGAACAATCGCCTAAGGTCCAGGCTGAGATGAAGCGCAGTTCTCTCTTTGTTGTTAACTTTGGCCATTTCAGAAGAGCTGCTTCCCTCTGCATTCGCGTCGTTTAAACGTTTCTTGTGCTCTTCAGTATCCACGTCCGCTTCTCGAGAGTGCGTATGACTGCTGGAACTACTTGAAACAATTGTGCGGCTCCAAGGCGGCTCCTTTGTAAGCATTCCCAACGCTGTGAGATGCATCGCGAGTGCTCCATAGAGGAGAAGACAGGCCCGGAAACCATAGAAACCTTGAACAAGAAGGATGAGCTTTGGAAACACTACTGATGCCGCTGTGCCGCCGAGGTTCTTTATTCCGTTGGTTATGCCCCGGTAGCGGTCGAAGTACATCATCAGGAACACAGAAATGGCCACGAAAAACACTCCGCATCCAAGCCCTGCGTTGAAGccgagaaaaaaatatttgacaAGTTTCCTGCGACATTCTAGTAGATCTTTATATACAACTGACTTGTGCACTGGTGTCCCACGAAAATGACATCAATGTTCCCAAGCTACCAAAGCAGTACTCCGTACTTATGAGCTTGAATTTACTCACTTTTTCTAAGGTTTCGAAGTTAACGGTTAGTCTAAAACGTTTCAGCGCTAGCTGATACTGCTGCTCGTGGTAATGCTGTATAGATAGCCAAGTGATGCCACTGGAACTCGTGTATGAACTGAAGTTGgcttttgcttttatttgaaGTTCAGCGAAAATATAACCACATAAAAAAGGTTAACAATGACAAACCTGTGCATTCTTAGAGCGCAGAGCATTTTCACTGTCATACGCAACCCCATCACATTTGCGAAAGGGCGGGGTGTTCACGCGTTTTCGCGGAGAAGCCTACAGGCAGGCCCTTCCGCAATTTCACGACTTCTTACTAGCGCACCTTGTTTACAGAGTCACTTAAAAGCAAGTGTGCGGCACAAATCACGTAAAAGAGGAAGTAACATCAGATATACAGAGCAGCAGGAGGAAAGTGGTTATCCTGAGCTCCTCGTGTGAACCTCTTTTACCGATACAATTAAGCAAGGCCACGTTATCTAACGCGCTGGTGGTGCTTTCACTAAAATTGGCTGGCACCACTGCTTTTAGTCATTCATTAATGTTTCCCAACtattctggacaaaaccatttttcaccgagaaaccttttatgaacgctGTTTTTTCATGAAATTTACGCCCG
Protein-coding sequences here:
- the LOC144121865 gene encoding monocarboxylate transporter 12-like isoform X2; this translates as MSFSDRCSGFLYVGYMELFQVDRLQAGWPQSISFVVNFSAGLLVSGLQRHVSLSGIALLGSLLAWTGPIGASFAQNISVVTLCMGFIHGLGCGVFFVAISVFLMMYFDRYRGITNGIKNLGGTAASVVFPKLILLVQGFYGFRACLLLYGALAMHLTALGMLTKEPPWSRTIVSSSSSSHTHSREADVDTEEHKKRLNDANAEGSSSSEMAKVNNKERTALHLSLDLRRLFKMPVFYVIVVSGVLGYYTQSIFFATIVDFAKDKGFSLTESANVMLYFGVTETVGRLCLPFAADRGLLRRSTLMALSFTAMAASMVLLERGATLLALTAGASLFAAFFGAAVTVEGVVISDYLGVESLSFVFGFTGAVSVPFFFGNPFVLGFFRDYVGSYDHLYKMLASLYFLIAVMWAPILWNDRYRASPSRTSDSETPEEMIAY
- the LOC144121865 gene encoding monocarboxylate transporter 12-like isoform X1; translation: MESGSSRGGARRHEGCAVRKVDCCWDVAVMAFSAQLLMSFSDRCSGFLYVGYMELFQVDRLQAGWPQSISFVVNFSAGLLVSGLQRHVSLSGIALLGSLLAWTGPIGASFAQNISVVTLCMGFIHGLGCGVFFVAISVFLMMYFDRYRGITNGIKNLGGTAASVVFPKLILLVQGFYGFRACLLLYGALAMHLTALGMLTKEPPWSRTIVSSSSSSHTHSREADVDTEEHKKRLNDANAEGSSSSEMAKVNNKERTALHLSLDLRRLFKMPVFYVIVVSGVLGYYTQSIFFATIVDFAKDKGFSLTESANVMLYFGVTETVGRLCLPFAADRGLLRRSTLMALSFTAMAASMVLLERGATLLALTAGASLFAAFFGAAVTVEGVVISDYLGVESLSFVFGFTGAVSVPFFFGNPFVLGFFRDYVGSYDHLYKMLASLYFLIAVMWAPILWNDRYRASPSRTSDSETPEEMIAY
- the LOC144121865 gene encoding uncharacterized protein LOC144121865 isoform X3, encoding MESGSSRGGARRHEGCAVRKVDCCWDVAVMAFSAQLLMSFSDRCSGFLYVGYMELFQVDRLQAGWPQSISFVVNFSAGLGCGVFFVAISVFLMMYFDRYRGITNGIKNLGGTAASVVFPKLILLVQGFYGFRACLLLYGALAMHLTALGMLTKEPPWSRTIVSSSSSSHTHSREADVDTEEHKKRLNDANAEGSSSSEMAKVNNKERTALHLSLDLRRLFKMPVFYVIVVSGVLGYYTQSIFFATIVDFAKDKGFSLTESANVMLYFGVTETVGRLCLPFAADRGLLRRSTLMALSFTAMAASMVLLERGATLLALTAGASLFAAFFGAAVTVEGVVISDYLGVESLSFVFGFTGAVSVPFFFGNPFVLGFFRDYVGSYDHLYKMLASLYFLIAVMWAPILWNDRYRASPSRTSDSETPEEMIAY